The following coding sequences are from one Candidatus Methylomirabilota bacterium window:
- a CDS encoding LysR family transcriptional regulator, with amino-acid sequence MHLETLQLYCEVVRLRSFSRGAEQSFVSQSAASQAVQQLEAELGVALLDRSKRPFVVTPEGQAFYGACRGLLESWEKVKTEVAAVKARVDGTVRVAAIYSVGLHDVSRHMQRFMSLYPEARVQLECLHPHKVVEAVIEGEADVGIMSYPPADRALSIVPLRAEPMAFVCHPSHRLARRRQIQPGDLNGETFVAFDPGLTIRKAIDRALRQHNVKVNIVMEFDNIETIKQAIIIDAGVSILPRHTVQKEAGIRTLAVVPLAIPDLVRPVGIIHRRQKLLTPTVSRFIQLLKDASEEPAGSASTSRDGGRPPANSGRMAGGARGGMKGASNGRV; translated from the coding sequence ATGCACCTGGAGACGCTGCAACTCTACTGCGAGGTCGTCCGGCTCCGCTCCTTCTCCCGGGGCGCGGAGCAGAGCTTCGTCTCCCAGTCCGCGGCGAGCCAGGCCGTCCAGCAGCTCGAGGCCGAGCTCGGCGTGGCGCTGCTCGACCGGAGCAAGCGGCCGTTCGTCGTCACGCCCGAGGGCCAGGCGTTCTACGGGGCGTGCCGCGGGCTCCTGGAGTCGTGGGAGAAGGTGAAGACCGAGGTCGCCGCGGTGAAGGCGCGGGTGGACGGGACGGTGCGGGTCGCGGCGATCTACTCGGTGGGCCTCCACGACGTGAGCCGCCACATGCAGCGCTTCATGTCGCTCTACCCGGAGGCGCGCGTCCAGCTCGAGTGCCTGCACCCGCACAAGGTGGTGGAGGCGGTCATCGAGGGCGAGGCGGACGTGGGGATCATGTCCTACCCGCCCGCCGACCGCGCCCTCTCGATCGTGCCCCTGCGCGCCGAGCCGATGGCGTTCGTCTGCCACCCGAGCCACCGCCTGGCGCGGCGGCGGCAGATCCAGCCCGGAGACCTGAACGGCGAGACCTTCGTGGCGTTCGATCCCGGCCTCACCATCCGCAAGGCGATCGACAGGGCGCTCCGGCAGCACAACGTGAAGGTCAACATCGTGATGGAGTTCGACAACATCGAGACGATCAAGCAGGCGATCATCATCGATGCCGGCGTGAGCATCCTGCCGCGCCACACCGTCCAGAAGGAGGCGGGGATCCGGACGCTGGCGGTCGTGCCGCTGGCGATCCCCGACCTGGTCCGGCCGGTCGGGATCATCCACCGGCGGCAGAAGCTCCTGACGCCGACCGTGAGCCGGTTCATCCAGCTTCTCAAGGACGCGAGCGAAGAGCCCGCCGGGTCGGCGTCAACGTCCCGCGACGGCGGGCGCCCGCCCGCCAACTCGGGTAGGATGGCGGGTGGAGCCCGTGGAGGCATGAAGGGGGCAAGCAATGGGCGAGTTTGA
- a CDS encoding CBS domain-containing protein, producing the protein MGEFEDQYTQELEGDVKATRGALLADTITVLSPAEPICLKETATVHEAVQTMLARRQAGVLITDAEGRLTGIFTERDVLTRVLGRDLDTRKTALSAVMTPNPDALSVRDRVAWAVHSMSVAGYRTVPLVDAERRPIGVVTVSDVIRWLANLFPEAVLNLPPGDRIKRPHEIDAG; encoded by the coding sequence ATGGGCGAGTTTGAGGACCAGTACACCCAGGAGCTCGAGGGCGACGTCAAGGCGACCCGGGGGGCACTCCTCGCCGACACCATTACCGTCCTGTCGCCGGCCGAGCCGATCTGCCTGAAGGAGACGGCGACCGTGCACGAGGCCGTCCAGACGATGCTGGCGCGCCGGCAGGCGGGGGTGCTGATCACCGACGCCGAGGGCCGGCTCACCGGGATCTTCACCGAGCGCGACGTGCTGACGCGGGTCCTCGGCCGGGACCTCGATACCCGGAAGACGGCGCTCTCGGCGGTGATGACGCCGAATCCCGACGCGCTCTCGGTGCGCGACCGGGTCGCCTGGGCGGTCCACTCGATGAGCGTCGCCGGCTACCGGACGGTGCCCCTGGTCGACGCGGAGCGGCGGCCGATCGGGGTCGTGACCGTCAGCGACGTCATCCGGTGGCTGGCCAACCTCTTTCCGGAAGCGGTCCTGAACCTGCCGCCGGGGGACCGGATCAAACGCCCCCACGAGATCGACGCGGGCTGA
- a CDS encoding 2-oxoacid:acceptor oxidoreductase subunit alpha gives MSETATPAAGAHKSLKELDRAVIRFAGDSGDGMQLTGEQFTTESAWAGNDIATLPNFPAEIRAPAGTLFGVSSFQLQFGSQRVYTPGDRLDCLVAMNPAALKVHLRDLKTGGLLIVNTQAFDKRNLDKAGYASDPLADPALGERYRLHKVDMTALTLEAVKDLPLNTKEKDRTKNFFALGLVSWIYTRPLEPTLDWIQKKFSKNPAIAEANTRVLKAGHAYGETAEIFSEHYAIEPAEMAPGLYRAMTGNRALAWGLLAAAARSKVPVVYGAYPITPASDILHELALHKRFRVRTIQAEDEIAAVTSAIGAAFGGAIGVTGSSGPGIALKSEAIGLAVTAELPLVVFNIQRAGPSTGMPTKTEQADLMQALYGRNSESPVVVLAPATPGDCFYIAYEAVRIAAKYMVPVIVLSDGFLANGSEPWLIPDVGTLPPIEIAFRTEPEGFFPYLRDPATLARPWVRPGTPGLEHRIGGIEKQDVTGNISYDPDNHDHMVRTRAEKVRRVAQEIPPTSINGPATGDVLVVGWGGTYGAITAAVERAQGEGKSVASIHLRHLNPLPPDLGHILREYRRVLVPEINSGQLVRVLRAEYLVDAVGFNRVRGLPLASEEIHEAITQLQESRV, from the coding sequence ATGAGCGAGACGGCGACGCCTGCCGCGGGTGCGCACAAGTCGCTGAAGGAGCTGGACCGCGCGGTCATCCGGTTCGCGGGCGACTCCGGCGACGGCATGCAGCTGACCGGCGAGCAGTTCACCACCGAGTCGGCGTGGGCCGGCAACGACATCGCGACCCTGCCCAACTTCCCGGCGGAGATCCGCGCCCCGGCGGGCACGCTCTTCGGGGTGTCGAGCTTCCAGCTCCAGTTCGGCAGCCAGCGCGTCTACACGCCGGGCGATCGGCTCGACTGCCTCGTCGCGATGAACCCGGCCGCCCTCAAGGTGCACCTGCGCGACCTGAAGACCGGCGGGCTCCTGATCGTCAACACCCAGGCCTTCGACAAGCGCAACCTCGACAAGGCCGGCTACGCGTCGGACCCGCTCGCCGACCCGGCGCTCGGCGAGCGCTACCGCCTGCACAAGGTGGACATGACGGCGCTCACGCTCGAGGCCGTCAAGGACCTCCCGCTGAACACGAAGGAGAAGGACCGGACCAAGAACTTCTTCGCGCTCGGCCTGGTCTCGTGGATCTACACGCGGCCGCTCGAGCCCACGCTCGACTGGATCCAGAAGAAGTTCTCGAAGAACCCGGCCATCGCCGAGGCGAACACGCGCGTGCTGAAGGCGGGCCACGCCTACGGCGAGACCGCCGAGATCTTCAGCGAGCACTACGCGATCGAGCCGGCGGAGATGGCGCCGGGCCTCTACCGGGCGATGACGGGCAACCGCGCGCTCGCGTGGGGCCTCCTCGCGGCGGCGGCGCGCTCGAAGGTGCCCGTCGTCTACGGCGCGTACCCGATCACGCCCGCGAGCGACATCCTGCACGAGCTGGCCCTCCACAAGCGCTTCCGCGTGCGGACGATCCAGGCCGAGGACGAGATCGCGGCGGTGACGTCGGCGATCGGCGCCGCCTTCGGCGGGGCGATCGGCGTCACCGGCTCGAGCGGGCCCGGCATCGCGCTCAAGAGCGAGGCGATCGGCCTCGCCGTGACCGCGGAGCTGCCGCTGGTGGTCTTCAACATCCAGCGCGCGGGTCCGTCCACGGGCATGCCGACCAAGACCGAGCAGGCCGACCTGATGCAGGCGCTCTACGGGCGCAACAGCGAGTCGCCGGTCGTCGTGCTCGCGCCCGCCACGCCCGGCGACTGCTTCTACATCGCCTACGAGGCGGTGCGCATCGCGGCGAAGTACATGGTCCCGGTGATCGTCCTGAGCGACGGCTTCCTCGCGAACGGCTCGGAGCCGTGGCTGATCCCCGACGTCGGCACGCTGCCGCCGATCGAGATCGCGTTTCGGACGGAGCCGGAGGGCTTCTTCCCGTACCTGCGCGATCCAGCGACGCTCGCCCGCCCGTGGGTGCGCCCCGGCACGCCGGGGCTCGAGCACCGGATCGGCGGCATCGAGAAGCAGGACGTCACGGGCAACATCTCCTACGATCCCGACAACCACGACCACATGGTCCGGACGCGCGCCGAGAAGGTGCGGCGCGTGGCGCAGGAGATCCCGCCGACCTCGATCAACGGGCCGGCGACCGGCGACGTGCTCGTCGTCGGCTGGGGCGGGACGTACGGCGCCATCACGGCGGCGGTCGAACGCGCGCAGGGCGAGGGCAAGTCCGTCGCGTCCATCCACCTGCGCCACCTGAACCCGCTGCCGCCGGACCTCGGCCACATCCTGCGCGAGTACCGCCGGGTGCTCGTGCCCGAGATCAACAGCGGCCAGCTCGTGCGCGTGCTGCGCGCCGAGTACCTCGTGGACGCCGTCGGCTTCAACCGGGTGCGCGGGCTGCCGCTCGCGAGCGAGGAGATCCACGAGGCCATCACCCAGCTCCAGGAGAGTCGCGTATGA
- a CDS encoding 2-oxoacid:ferredoxin oxidoreductase subunit beta, with translation MSSSGADAKEAPKYTKKDFESDQDVRWCPGCGDYAILSAAQKAMPDLGIPKENIVFISGIGCSSRFPYYMNTYGFHTIHGRAPAVATGLRLARPDLKVFVVTGDGDGLSIGGNHMLHVLRRNVNVTILLFNNRIYGLTKGQYSPTSELGKVTKSTPMGSADRPVNPLAFALGCGATFVARAVDRNIQHMEEMLRRAAHHHGAAFLEILQNCNVYNDLAWNVLYDKEQKVRYELRLEHGKPLLFGPQDDRSAVIMDGVVPKVVKAKDVPESALWIHDEKNVNAAKLLADLFAPDFPVPVGVLAAIEAPVYEELMLQQEQKAISDRGPGDIAKLLTSGDTWKIS, from the coding sequence ATGAGCTCGAGCGGCGCCGACGCGAAGGAAGCGCCCAAGTACACGAAGAAGGACTTCGAGTCCGACCAGGACGTCCGCTGGTGCCCCGGCTGCGGGGACTACGCGATCCTGTCGGCGGCGCAGAAGGCGATGCCCGACCTCGGCATCCCGAAGGAGAACATCGTCTTCATCTCCGGGATCGGCTGCTCGAGCCGGTTCCCGTACTACATGAACACCTACGGCTTCCACACGATCCACGGCCGGGCGCCGGCCGTCGCGACGGGCCTGCGCCTCGCGCGGCCGGACCTCAAGGTGTTCGTGGTGACGGGCGACGGCGACGGGCTCTCGATCGGCGGCAACCACATGCTGCACGTGTTGCGCCGCAACGTGAACGTCACAATCTTATTGTTCAACAACCGGATCTACGGTCTCACGAAGGGCCAGTACTCGCCGACGAGCGAGCTCGGCAAGGTGACGAAGTCCACGCCCATGGGCTCGGCCGACCGGCCCGTGAACCCGCTCGCCTTCGCGCTCGGCTGCGGCGCCACGTTCGTCGCGCGCGCGGTGGACCGGAACATCCAGCACATGGAGGAGATGCTCAGGCGCGCCGCCCACCACCACGGCGCCGCGTTCCTCGAGATCCTCCAGAACTGCAACGTCTACAACGACCTCGCCTGGAACGTGCTCTACGACAAGGAGCAGAAGGTCCGGTACGAGCTCCGGCTGGAGCACGGCAAGCCGCTGCTGTTCGGGCCGCAGGACGACCGGAGCGCCGTCATCATGGACGGCGTCGTGCCGAAGGTGGTGAAGGCGAAGGACGTCCCCGAGAGCGCGCTCTGGATCCACGACGAGAAGAACGTGAACGCGGCGAAGCTCCTGGCGGACCTCTTCGCGCCCGACTTCCCGGTCCCGGTCGGCGTGCTCGCGGCCATCGAGGCGCCCGTCTACGAGGAGCTCATGCTCCAGCAGGAGCAGAAGGCGATCTCCGACCGCGGCCCCGGCGACATCGCGAAGCTCCTGACCTCCGGAGACACCTGGAAGATCTCCTGA
- a CDS encoding FAD-linked oxidase C-terminal domain-containing protein, translating into MPLSPGLVGELQRILGPEGLVLSYEGRLVYECDMHTFYKGAPDAVALPATTEQVVAIVGLCRRAGVPVVPRGSGTGLIGGAMAPSGGVMVALNRMNRILEVDLPNRCATVEPGLINLALTRAVEARGWFFAPDPSSQMVSSIGGNVGTNAGGPHCLKYGITTNHVLGLELVTGTGELVKLGGKVADRPGYDLTGVAVGSEGTFGLVTAVTVRLLHAAEAVKTLLASFTDIEDASEAVSAIIAAGIIPAALEMLDELMIRAINEGTGAGYPKDAAAVLLIELDGPAAEVDAQGERCARICWERGALEVRVARDATERALLWKGRKEAAGAVGRLAPTYLLQDAVVPRSKLPAIMRELRAIGARHGVQIANVFHAGDGNLHPLILYDDRNPAELERAKAANEELLHACIAMGGTVTGEHGVGLDKAKNLPLQYADADLNFMYRLRRIFDPDRIMNPGKLLPAHPACGEGFRPPRPRLPEGAWI; encoded by the coding sequence ATGCCTCTGAGCCCCGGCCTCGTCGGCGAGCTCCAGCGGATCCTCGGCCCCGAGGGCCTCGTCCTGTCCTACGAGGGCCGGCTCGTCTACGAGTGCGACATGCACACCTTCTACAAGGGCGCGCCCGACGCCGTCGCGCTCCCGGCCACCACCGAGCAGGTCGTCGCGATCGTCGGGCTCTGCCGCCGCGCGGGCGTGCCCGTCGTGCCGCGCGGCTCGGGCACGGGACTGATCGGCGGCGCCATGGCGCCGTCGGGCGGCGTGATGGTCGCGCTCAACCGGATGAACCGGATCCTCGAGGTGGACCTCCCGAACCGCTGCGCGACCGTGGAGCCCGGGCTCATCAACCTGGCGCTCACGCGGGCGGTCGAGGCGCGCGGCTGGTTCTTCGCCCCCGACCCGTCGAGCCAGATGGTGTCGTCCATCGGCGGCAACGTCGGAACGAACGCCGGCGGGCCGCACTGCCTGAAGTACGGGATCACCACCAACCACGTCCTCGGCCTCGAGCTCGTCACGGGGACGGGGGAGCTCGTCAAGCTCGGCGGGAAGGTGGCCGACCGCCCGGGTTACGACCTCACGGGCGTCGCGGTGGGCTCCGAGGGGACGTTCGGCCTCGTCACCGCGGTCACGGTGCGGCTCCTGCACGCGGCGGAGGCGGTGAAGACGCTCCTCGCGTCGTTCACGGACATCGAGGACGCCTCGGAGGCCGTGTCGGCGATCATCGCCGCCGGCATCATCCCCGCGGCGCTCGAGATGCTCGACGAGTTGATGATCCGCGCGATCAACGAGGGGACGGGGGCGGGCTATCCGAAGGACGCGGCCGCGGTCCTCCTGATCGAGCTCGACGGCCCCGCCGCCGAGGTGGACGCGCAGGGCGAGCGCTGCGCGCGGATCTGCTGGGAGCGCGGCGCCCTCGAGGTGCGCGTCGCGCGCGACGCCACGGAGCGGGCGCTCCTCTGGAAGGGACGGAAGGAGGCGGCGGGCGCCGTCGGCCGCCTGGCGCCGACCTACCTCCTGCAGGACGCGGTCGTGCCGCGCTCCAAGCTCCCCGCGATCATGCGCGAGCTCCGCGCGATCGGCGCGCGTCACGGCGTCCAGATCGCCAACGTCTTCCACGCCGGTGACGGCAACCTCCACCCGCTCATCCTCTACGACGATCGGAACCCGGCCGAGCTCGAGCGGGCGAAGGCGGCAAACGAGGAGCTGCTCCACGCGTGCATCGCGATGGGCGGCACCGTCACGGGCGAGCACGGCGTCGGCCTCGACAAGGCGAAGAACCTGCCGCTCCAGTATGCGGATGCCGACCTGAACTTCATGTATCGCTTGAGGCGCATTTTCGACCCCGATCGGATCATGAACCCGGGCAAGCTCCTCCCCGCGCACCCCGCGTGCGGCGAAGGCTTCCGCCCGCCGCGGCCGCGCCTGCCCGAGGGCGCCTGGATCTGA